AGATCTTGAAAAATGATGAAATGCAGGAGATTATTGATGAGTTTGTCACCGAATCAAGCGAGCTGATAGAGAACGTCATACAGGATGTTGTCATAATCGAAAACAACCCTGACGAGGAGATGGTGAACGGGATCTTCAGGGCTGTCCACACAATCAAAGGAACTTCAAGTTTTCTGGGCTTTAACGCCCTCTCTCAGCTTGCCCATAAAGCTGAAGACGTAATGGGTATGATACGCAAGGGAGAAATGAAGCCGGACCAGGAGATCGCCGATGTTCTCTTAGAGGCCTTTGATCTCATGAAACTCATGATAGAAGATATACGGATAAAATCGCCGGTGGAGCGGGAGGCGAACGCTGTCATTGAGAAGCTTGAGGCCCTTCTCAAAAAGGACAGAAAAATGATCGGTGAAATCCTTGTTGAGGAAAAGGTAATAACCAGGAACGAGCGCGACGAGGTTCTGGAAAGACAAAAGCAGGACAAAGAAAAGAAGTTTGGCGAGATCATAGTTGAAGAAAAGCTGATTACAGAGACGCAATTAAATAATTTTTTATCGAAACAGAAAACCACGAAAGAGGAACAGACCATAAGAATTGATGTAAAAAAACTGGATGAGCTGATGAATCTTGTCGGCGAGCTTGTTCTCGGCAAAAACAGGCTTATCTTGCTGGACAGCCTGGTAAAAAAAGGGTCTGAAGGTGATGGTATACTGGATAACCTTGCCGATGTGACCAATTATGTTGAAGGGATCACGAATGGATTACAGCTTTCCGTGATGAGGGCAAGACTGGTTCCTATCGGCAAATTATTCAACAAGGTCCCGAGGCAGGTCAGGGATTTATGCGGTGAATTCAAAAAAGACATTGAATTGAAGATTGAGGGTGAGAATACGGAATTGGACCGCTCTCTTATAGAAGCGCTCCATGATCCTTTGATACATATCATAAGAAACTCTGTAGACCACGGGATAGAAGCGCCGGAAGAACGCATGAAAAAAGGCAAGCGCAGCAAGGGACTGATCTCCATAAGGGCCTATAACGAAGGCAACCATGTTATTGTGGAGATCTTTGACGACGGCAAAGGGATCAATGTACAGGCGGTCAAAGAGAAGGTGAAAGAGAAAGGGATTATGAGCGATATGGAGCTTAACAACCTGTCTGCAAAGGAAACGATGAATCTTATCTTTATCCCGGGCCTCAGCACCGCGAAAAAGGTCAGCAAGGTCTCCGGCAGGGGAGTGGGGATGGATGTCGTCAAGACAAACATAGAAAAGATGAACGGACAGGCATATATAGATTCCGAGGAAGGACAATGGGCCAAATTAACCATCAGATTACCCCTCACGCTGGCTATCATGAGGGCATTGATAGTAAAGATA
The Syntrophorhabdaceae bacterium genome window above contains:
- a CDS encoding chemotaxis protein CheA, whose product is MSDEILKNDEMQEIIDEFVTESSELIENVIQDVVIIENNPDEEMVNGIFRAVHTIKGTSSFLGFNALSQLAHKAEDVMGMIRKGEMKPDQEIADVLLEAFDLMKLMIEDIRIKSPVEREANAVIEKLEALLKKDRKMIGEILVEEKVITRNERDEVLERQKQDKEKKFGEIIVEEKLITETQLNNFLSKQKTTKEEQTIRIDVKKLDELMNLVGELVLGKNRLILLDSLVKKGSEGDGILDNLADVTNYVEGITNGLQLSVMRARLVPIGKLFNKVPRQVRDLCGEFKKDIELKIEGENTELDRSLIEALHDPLIHIIRNSVDHGIEAPEERMKKGKRSKGLISIRAYNEGNHVIVEIFDDGKGINVQAVKEKVKEKGIMSDMELNNLSAKETMNLIFIPGLSTAKKVSKVSGRGVGMDVVKTNIEKMNGQAYIDSEEGQWAKLTIRLPLTLAIMRALIVKIADDLFAVPLNTVVELVKIREGLIKSVDKNEVFVLRDIVIPIVDLSKTFSANDSNGKGGYLVICNITDKIVGLKVHAVVGQEEVVIKPLGEFLKNIKGISGATIRGDGKVIPILDIPGVISNFNIQRRVANQQQTVANAAAN